A genomic segment from Pollutimonas thiosulfatoxidans encodes:
- a CDS encoding branched-chain amino acid ABC transporter permease, which yields MSLFLSQLFNGLATGLLLALISTGLTIIYGTLGVVNFAHGALFVVGAYAGFTAYGMTDSFLIAIAAGAIFTLVVGLIVERGLMRMYYGRPPEDQILVTFGIGIILVELVRSIYGGISLSVPTPEWGQGVAHIGSLIYPLYRLQALAIAAGTLAVLYYVLYRTSLGLIVRAGIEDAQMVNALGINVKRTFLLVFGIGAMAAGYAGVIDSPIVTLSPDMGHRILVDSFVVVVIGGVGSFPGAIVGGIIAGEILSLTSMFNPAYSHVMLFVVMALVLIFRPQGLMGQEGRE from the coding sequence ATGTCGTTGTTCTTATCACAGCTATTCAACGGGCTTGCGACAGGCCTGTTGCTGGCGCTTATCAGTACAGGCCTGACCATTATCTACGGCACGCTCGGCGTTGTTAACTTCGCGCATGGGGCCCTATTCGTTGTAGGGGCCTATGCCGGTTTTACCGCATATGGGATGACCGACTCGTTTCTGATAGCAATCGCCGCCGGCGCTATTTTTACGCTGGTGGTGGGCCTGATCGTCGAGCGCGGCCTGATGCGCATGTATTACGGCAGGCCGCCGGAGGACCAGATTCTGGTCACTTTCGGTATCGGGATCATCCTGGTCGAACTGGTGCGTTCGATTTATGGCGGCATCAGTTTGTCGGTGCCGACACCGGAGTGGGGTCAGGGCGTAGCACATATTGGCTCGCTCATTTACCCGCTTTATCGCTTGCAGGCGCTGGCTATCGCGGCCGGTACGCTGGCAGTGTTGTATTACGTCCTTTATCGGACCAGCCTGGGTTTGATCGTGCGCGCCGGCATTGAAGACGCGCAAATGGTCAATGCGCTGGGCATCAATGTCAAGCGTACCTTTTTGCTGGTATTCGGGATCGGAGCGATGGCGGCAGGCTATGCCGGCGTCATTGACTCGCCGATCGTTACCTTATCTCCCGACATGGGCCACCGAATACTTGTCGATTCGTTCGTGGTCGTCGTGATTGGTGGCGTGGGTTCTTTCCCTGGCGCCATTGTCGGCGGCATTATCGCCGGCGAAATTCTCAGCCTTACCTCTATGTTCAATCCTGCATATTCACACGTGATGCTTTTCGTGGTGATGGCGCTGGTTCTTATCTTCCGTCCGCAAGGCCTGATGGGTCAGGAGGGTCGGGAATGA
- a CDS encoding substrate-binding protein translates to MEDKKSIKQGVDRRSMLKLGAAGAAGSMLLPGMSGVAVAAEEKKPVGNYPAGVEGDTVFIGLTLDITGPYSAQGADQQKGYELAVEQLNAGAEEVKKISPLTKKGVLGKKVEFGVADAETKPNTAVQAATRFIHNNKAMMISGSTSSAVAIALQKVCDRERTIYLPAISGSNETTGVDCQRYGFRLCYFAYTACQAIAPVLAKNLGKDRKAIYLVPDYTYGHTTYDSMVEFTEKQGWKTVGSQVHPLGAKDYSSFLINIANSDADTLVVIAYGADAANSIKQAKQFGLLERMNIVVPYMSAFLEKEIGEEIMQGVYGATGFWWTLQDQYPVAKDFVTAFEKKFNAKPRDSAYIAYLTTVLWADACERAGSFYPPDVIKAYEAGEVRQGPVGDVTFRAEDHQGVINFPIVRGKKPADMKNPDDYFEVVEVVDGRANLPELGVLGCKLGEYV, encoded by the coding sequence ATGGAAGACAAAAAATCAATCAAGCAAGGTGTGGACCGCCGGTCCATGCTCAAGCTGGGCGCCGCCGGCGCTGCAGGCAGCATGTTGTTGCCTGGCATGTCCGGTGTGGCCGTCGCTGCCGAAGAGAAGAAACCTGTCGGCAATTATCCGGCTGGCGTGGAGGGCGATACCGTGTTCATCGGTCTGACCCTGGACATTACCGGTCCTTATTCGGCGCAAGGGGCCGACCAGCAAAAAGGCTATGAGCTTGCTGTAGAGCAATTGAACGCGGGCGCCGAAGAGGTCAAGAAGATTTCACCATTGACCAAGAAAGGCGTGTTGGGCAAGAAGGTGGAGTTCGGTGTGGCCGATGCAGAGACCAAGCCCAATACCGCTGTTCAGGCCGCTACGCGTTTCATTCACAACAACAAGGCCATGATGATTTCCGGCAGCACCAGTAGCGCCGTTGCAATCGCCCTGCAGAAAGTCTGCGATCGCGAACGCACGATCTACCTGCCTGCCATCAGCGGTTCGAACGAAACGACGGGTGTGGATTGTCAGCGTTATGGTTTCCGTCTGTGCTACTTCGCTTATACGGCCTGCCAGGCCATTGCCCCCGTACTGGCCAAGAACCTGGGCAAGGACCGCAAGGCCATCTACCTGGTTCCTGACTACACCTACGGTCACACCACCTACGATTCGATGGTCGAGTTTACAGAGAAGCAGGGCTGGAAGACGGTGGGCTCGCAGGTGCATCCGCTGGGCGCCAAGGACTACAGCTCTTTCCTGATCAACATCGCCAACAGCGACGCCGACACACTGGTCGTTATTGCGTATGGCGCCGATGCCGCGAACTCGATCAAACAGGCCAAGCAGTTTGGCTTGCTCGAGCGGATGAACATCGTCGTGCCTTACATGTCGGCGTTCCTGGAGAAGGAAATCGGCGAGGAAATCATGCAGGGCGTATACGGCGCTACCGGTTTCTGGTGGACCTTGCAAGACCAATACCCCGTTGCGAAGGACTTCGTTACTGCGTTCGAGAAGAAGTTCAACGCCAAGCCACGAGACTCCGCCTACATCGCCTACCTCACGACAGTTTTGTGGGCCGATGCGTGCGAGCGCGCGGGTTCCTTCTACCCGCCCGATGTCATCAAGGCATACGAAGCAGGCGAAGTGCGTCAAGGCCCGGTGGGTGATGTGACCTTCCGCGCCGAAGACCACCAGGGCGTCATCAACTTCCCGATCGTGCGTGGCAAGAAGCCGGCGGACATGAAGAATCCGGACGATTACTTCGAAGTTGTGGAAGTCGTGGACGGCCGGGCGAACTTGCCCGAGCTTGGTGTGCTGGGTTGCAAACTGGGCGAGTACGTGTGA